One window from the genome of Deltaproteobacteria bacterium encodes:
- a CDS encoding acyl--CoA ligase, which produces MNLMMLLEMAASGFGDREAFRNEGASLSYADLFRAAGAAAREVRGSGRERLALLDTSSLALPVGLFASAWAGVPFVPLNYRLTGSELSRLLAEVAPCQLVTDPERAGALSKLDGSRVLSRDAFLSSARAGDPGESDWEMDPDATAVLLFTSGTTGAPKAAVLRHKHLVSYILGSVEFGSAGEDDATLVSVPPYHVAGIAAMASSVYAGRRIVQLPSFSAEAWVALARKERVTSAFVVPTMLVRIVEALAREGSPQLPDLRAISYGGGRMPQEVIARAMELLPDCDFTNAYGLTETSSTITVLDPEDHRAAASSADAKIRRRLGSVGRALPSVELQVRGEGGAPVEPEERGEVFVRGEQVSGEYLGHGSRLDADGWFPTRDAGWLDRDGYLFVEGRIDDVIVRGGENLSPGEIEDVLRQHPAVADCAVVGIPSEQWGEAVAAAVVLAPGQRAETAELAEWVRSRLRSSRTPEQIEFRAELPYTETGKLLRRQVRAELARFARGTP; this is translated from the coding sequence ATGAATCTGATGATGCTGCTCGAGATGGCGGCCTCCGGATTCGGGGACCGCGAGGCGTTCCGGAACGAGGGCGCGTCGCTCAGCTACGCAGATCTGTTCCGTGCCGCCGGCGCGGCCGCGCGTGAGGTCCGGGGCTCGGGCCGCGAGCGGCTCGCGCTGCTCGACACCAGCAGCCTGGCCTTGCCGGTGGGGCTTTTCGCGAGCGCGTGGGCGGGCGTGCCGTTCGTGCCGCTGAACTATCGGCTCACCGGGAGCGAGTTGTCGCGGCTCCTGGCCGAAGTCGCGCCTTGCCAGCTCGTGACCGATCCGGAGCGCGCGGGCGCGCTATCGAAGCTCGACGGAAGCCGGGTGCTCTCGCGCGACGCGTTCCTCTCCTCGGCTCGCGCCGGCGATCCCGGCGAGAGCGACTGGGAGATGGACCCGGACGCGACGGCGGTGCTGCTCTTCACCAGCGGAACCACCGGCGCGCCGAAGGCGGCGGTGCTGCGCCACAAGCACCTGGTCTCGTACATCCTCGGCTCGGTCGAGTTCGGCTCGGCCGGCGAGGACGACGCCACACTGGTCAGTGTGCCGCCGTACCACGTGGCCGGAATCGCGGCGATGGCGAGCTCCGTCTACGCGGGCCGGCGAATCGTGCAGCTGCCGAGCTTCAGCGCGGAGGCCTGGGTCGCGCTCGCGCGCAAGGAGCGCGTCACGAGCGCCTTCGTCGTCCCGACCATGCTGGTGCGGATCGTCGAAGCGCTGGCTCGCGAGGGGAGTCCGCAGCTTCCCGACCTGCGCGCGATCTCCTACGGCGGTGGTCGGATGCCGCAGGAGGTGATCGCGCGCGCGATGGAGCTGCTGCCCGACTGCGACTTCACCAACGCCTACGGGCTCACCGAGACCAGCTCGACGATCACCGTGCTCGACCCAGAAGACCACCGTGCGGCCGCTTCCAGCGCCGATGCGAAGATCCGCCGCAGGCTGGGCTCGGTCGGGCGCGCGCTTCCCAGCGTCGAGCTGCAGGTCCGTGGCGAGGGCGGAGCTCCCGTCGAGCCGGAGGAGCGCGGGGAGGTCTTCGTGCGCGGCGAGCAGGTCTCGGGCGAATACCTGGGGCACGGCTCGCGGCTCGACGCCGACGGCTGGTTCCCGACTCGCGACGCCGGCTGGCTGGACCGCGACGGCTACCTCTTCGTCGAGGGCCGAATCGACGACGTGATCGTGCGCGGCGGAGAGAACCTCTCGCCCGGCGAGATCGAGGACGTGCTCCGCCAGCACCCCGCGGTCGCCGACTGCGCCGTGGTCGGAATCCCCAGCGAGCAGTGGGGCGAGGCGGTCGCCGCGGCGGTCGTGCTCGCGCCGGGCCAGCGCGCGGAAACGGCGGAGCTCGCGGAGTGGGTTCGATCGCGCCTGCGCTCGTCGCGCACGCCGGAGCAGATCGAGTTCCGCGCGGAGCTTCCCTACACCGAGACGGGAAAGCTGCTGCGGCGCCAGGTCCGCGCGGAGCTCGCGCGTTTCGCGAGAGGAACGCCGTAG
- a CDS encoding lipid-transfer protein, whose amino-acid sequence MTRPTHLARHRQAAVVGIHALPFSRNIGTTERHGGALAILGALADAGLSVRDVDGMFRYVWESTTEMEMARILGVPNLKMFGEIDYGGGAGAPTVGLAALAIESGLADVVVVWRSRNRSSGGRPWASQLQATGQDQFERPYGLVRPVDGMALHARYWIHKYGWTPEVTGRVAVTQRQHAQRNPAAMMRKPLSMDDYLGSRMIADPLRLFDCCLETDGAMAMVLTSAERARDLDVVPVHVTGFAMGSGPQMTAMTFYYGEELGRTPNRWVAPELWRNTGLAPRDIDVVQLYDAFTPQIPLAFEEYGFCGEGEAPAYMAEGRNPPYNTSGGGLSEAYVHGFNLLVEGVRQVRGSSTSQVENVRHCLVTSGNVVPTGAIVFSKEPW is encoded by the coding sequence ATGACTCGCCCCACGCACCTCGCGCGGCACCGCCAGGCGGCGGTGGTCGGCATCCACGCGCTGCCGTTCTCGCGCAACATCGGCACGACCGAGCGCCACGGCGGGGCGCTCGCGATCCTGGGCGCGCTCGCGGACGCCGGGCTCAGCGTTCGCGACGTCGACGGGATGTTCCGGTACGTGTGGGAGAGCACGACCGAGATGGAGATGGCGCGGATCCTCGGCGTCCCGAACTTGAAGATGTTCGGCGAGATCGACTACGGCGGGGGCGCGGGCGCGCCCACCGTGGGCCTCGCGGCGCTCGCGATCGAGAGCGGCCTGGCCGACGTCGTGGTGGTCTGGCGCTCGCGAAACCGCAGCTCGGGCGGGCGCCCTTGGGCAAGCCAGCTTCAGGCCACCGGCCAGGACCAGTTCGAGCGCCCGTACGGTCTGGTGCGTCCGGTCGACGGAATGGCGCTCCACGCGCGCTACTGGATCCACAAGTACGGCTGGACGCCCGAGGTGACCGGCCGCGTCGCGGTGACCCAGCGCCAGCACGCGCAGCGCAATCCCGCGGCGATGATGCGCAAGCCGCTCTCGATGGACGACTACCTGGGCTCGCGCATGATCGCGGACCCGCTGCGCCTGTTCGACTGCTGCCTGGAGACCGACGGCGCGATGGCCATGGTGCTCACCAGCGCGGAGCGGGCGCGCGACCTCGACGTGGTTCCGGTCCACGTCACGGGCTTCGCGATGGGATCGGGCCCGCAAATGACCGCCATGACGTTCTACTACGGCGAGGAGCTGGGCCGGACGCCGAATCGCTGGGTCGCCCCCGAGCTCTGGCGCAACACCGGGCTCGCGCCGCGCGACATCGACGTGGTGCAGCTCTACGACGCCTTCACGCCGCAGATCCCGCTGGCCTTCGAGGAGTACGGCTTCTGCGGCGAGGGCGAGGCGCCGGCGTACATGGCCGAGGGCCGCAATCCCCCGTACAACACCAGCGGCGGCGGCCTGTCCGAGGCCTACGTGCACGGCTTCAATCTTCTGGTCGAAGGCGTTCGCCAGGTTCGCGGCAGCTCCACGTCGCAGGTCGAGAACGTGCGTCACTGTCTGGTGACGAGCGGGAACGTGGTCCCGACCGGCGCGATCGTGTTCTCGAAGGAGCCGTGGTGA
- a CDS encoding MaoC family dehydratase: MAELSEIPEHVRAWIGVPLVEDEGEFEIERGYIATSLASVENGNPLFWDDAVAREISGGPIAPPSMLSVWLRPHHWAPGRREERLPLEMHFRLKRELALPEAIIADNELSFGEPVRPGDRLRSRQTLRSISEPRTNRLGTGRFWVIEVEYTNQRGEWVGTESYNCYGYRRDGA, from the coding sequence ATGGCTGAGCTCTCCGAGATCCCCGAACACGTGCGCGCCTGGATCGGCGTGCCGCTCGTCGAGGACGAGGGCGAGTTCGAGATCGAGCGCGGCTACATCGCGACGAGCCTGGCCTCGGTCGAGAACGGCAATCCGCTGTTCTGGGACGACGCGGTGGCGCGCGAGATCAGCGGCGGCCCGATCGCGCCGCCGAGCATGCTCTCGGTCTGGCTGCGCCCGCACCACTGGGCGCCGGGCCGGCGCGAGGAGCGCTTGCCGCTCGAGATGCACTTCCGGCTGAAGCGCGAGCTCGCGCTGCCGGAGGCGATCATCGCCGACAACGAGCTCTCGTTCGGCGAGCCGGTGCGGCCGGGCGATCGACTGCGCAGCCGGCAGACGCTGCGCTCGATCTCGGAGCCGCGGACCAACCGGCTCGGCACCGGCCGCTTCTGGGTGATCGAGGTCGAGTACACCAATCAGCGTGGCGAGTGGGTGGGCACCGAGAGCTACAACTGTTACGGCTACCGGAGGGACGGCGCGTGA
- a CDS encoding CoA transferase, producing the protein MARARARLRTGRRAARGGARGRRVQAARHQAARAVRARGHAASGPRAHGPGARRDRPLPGRSVAIRCRARAAAQPGLGHPVPRRARRRARARVFARRCARLGLGDLESSHARRDRAARRAGDGRCRARARDHRRVRQGAQAVRQAARRVPGDRALPGRRRDPDRRWQGSGVRGGLGDRDRTAERAARADGEALRLPDLPRRDRDHGADLGRRRIHRGVRHPALLPPREAAAALVLGHALPRRTRRGVRAGRGTVTVAKSSGALHGRRVLDLADASGAYCGKLLADLGADVIKVEPPDGDPSRRHPPFRARVAHPDASLFFLYMNTSKRGVVLDLAEARDRERLLELARGSDLLIEAFPPGQLDALGLGYAALCRANPRLVLTSITGFGQTGPRRGWKSSDLVATALGGAAGVIGEAEDPPVRLAGEQAHVSASLVAAASSLIALHQRDRTGQGRHVDVSIQEAVLSLSHITGVGKYLDDGIVPRRRGAGLFASVPSGTYRCRDGLVYLMINRPAHWQALARWVHEVTGNEEVLAPIFDGPSSNRIEYRELLDLFIAELTERFTVQEVYREGQRRHIAFTPVNGAAALIEDPQLEARGFFAELAHPVAGAMRMPGAPYRLSRTPWRMTRPAPRPGEHQTEILGGEPPLRARTYAAAAESGAELEGLRVLEFSSAMAGPWIGRFMAHCGAEVIRVESRKRPDVVRLYVPPRAPELGTQPQLSPWFTDWNAGKRFVALDLANPLGAELARRLAAACGVVIENQRAGVMEKLGLGYRELARARPDLVMLSSSGFGDTGPCRSYVTWGPNIEALSGLAELSGFAGRSCTMTQYAYPDGLSALHGLVALMAALDHRARTGEGQHIDLSQLEATVASIGHALLEQLADGVTPARRGNRSTWAAPHDCYPCRGEDRWCAIAVTSDAEWAALCRAIGRPDWAADSRLAHAAGRLAHADELDAGISAWTRERDDIQVMDLLQRAGVPAGAVQDTRDQHERDPHLAARGFFEELEHYKKGRVTATGIPLGLGPRTRPRLPAGAALGQDNTYVFREILGLSADEFREHVEAGAIEMSDAE; encoded by the coding sequence ATGGCTCGAGCCCGAGCGCGGCTTCGGACCGGACGGCGTGCAGCTCGAGGGGGCGCGCGTGGGCGACGAGTACAGGCTGCGCGGCACCAAGCTGCACGTGCCGTTCGCGCGCGCGGCCACGCAGCTTCTGGTCCTCGCGCGCACGGGCCCGGCGCGAGACGCGATCGACCTCTTCCTGGTCGATCCGTCGCAATCCGGTGTCGGGCTCGCGCAGCAGCACAGCCTGGCCTCGGACACCCAGTACCGCGTCGAGCTCGACGGCGTGCGCGTGCCCGCGTCTTCGCGCGTCGGTGCGCCCGGCTCGGGCTGGGCGACCTGGAATCGAGTCATGCTCGACGCGATCGTGCTGCTCGCCGCGCAGGCGATGGGCGGTGCCGAGCGCGCGCTCGAGATCACCGCCGAGTACGCCAAGGAGCGCAAGCAGTTCGACAAGCCGCTCGGCGCGTTCCAGGCGATCGCGCACTACCTGGCCGACGCCGTGACCCGGATCGACGGTGGCAAGGCTCTGGTGTACGAGGCGGCCTGGGCGATCGCGACCGGACGGCCGAGCGAGCGGCTCGCGCCGATGGCGAAGCTCTTCGCCTGCCAGACCTACCGCGACGTGACCGCGACCATGGTGCAGATCTGGGGCGGCGTCGGATTCATCGCGGAGTACGACATCCAGCTCTACTTCCGCCGCGCGAAGCAGCTGCAGCTCTCGTACTGGGACACGCGCTACCTCGAAGAACTCGTCGCGGCGTCCGCGCTGGACGGGGGACGGTGACGGTCGCGAAGTCGAGCGGCGCCCTGCACGGCAGGCGCGTGCTCGACCTCGCGGACGCGAGCGGGGCGTACTGCGGCAAGCTTCTCGCCGACCTGGGCGCCGACGTGATCAAGGTCGAGCCGCCCGACGGCGATCCCTCGCGGCGGCACCCGCCGTTCCGCGCTCGCGTCGCCCATCCCGACGCGAGCCTGTTCTTCCTGTACATGAACACGAGCAAGCGCGGCGTCGTGCTCGACCTCGCGGAGGCGCGCGATCGCGAGCGCCTGCTCGAGCTCGCGCGCGGCTCGGATCTCCTGATCGAGGCCTTCCCGCCCGGGCAACTCGACGCGCTCGGCCTCGGCTACGCTGCCCTGTGTCGCGCGAATCCGAGGCTCGTGCTCACCTCGATCACGGGCTTCGGCCAGACGGGGCCGCGCCGCGGCTGGAAGTCCTCGGACCTGGTCGCGACCGCGCTCGGCGGCGCGGCCGGCGTGATCGGCGAGGCCGAGGACCCGCCGGTGCGGCTCGCCGGCGAGCAGGCGCACGTGTCGGCGTCGCTGGTCGCCGCGGCGAGCAGCCTGATCGCGCTCCACCAGCGCGACCGGACCGGGCAGGGCCGGCACGTCGACGTCTCGATCCAGGAGGCGGTGCTCTCGCTCAGTCACATCACCGGGGTCGGCAAGTACCTCGACGACGGAATCGTGCCGCGCAGGCGCGGCGCGGGGCTGTTCGCATCGGTCCCGTCCGGCACGTATCGGTGTCGCGACGGGCTCGTCTACCTGATGATCAACCGCCCCGCGCACTGGCAGGCGCTGGCGCGCTGGGTCCACGAGGTGACCGGCAACGAGGAGGTGCTCGCGCCGATCTTCGACGGGCCGTCGTCCAATCGCATCGAGTACCGCGAGCTGCTCGACCTGTTCATCGCCGAGCTGACCGAGCGCTTCACGGTGCAGGAGGTCTACCGCGAGGGTCAGCGCCGCCACATCGCGTTCACTCCGGTGAACGGCGCCGCGGCGCTGATCGAAGACCCGCAGCTCGAAGCGCGCGGATTCTTCGCCGAGCTCGCGCACCCCGTGGCGGGGGCGATGCGCATGCCCGGCGCTCCGTACCGGCTCTCGCGCACGCCCTGGCGGATGACTCGGCCGGCGCCGCGTCCGGGCGAGCACCAGACCGAGATCCTCGGCGGCGAGCCGCCGCTGCGTGCGCGCACGTACGCCGCTGCCGCGGAATCGGGCGCGGAGCTCGAGGGCCTGCGCGTGCTCGAGTTCAGCTCCGCGATGGCCGGGCCGTGGATCGGCCGCTTCATGGCGCACTGCGGGGCCGAGGTGATCCGCGTCGAGTCGCGAAAGCGCCCCGACGTGGTGCGCCTGTACGTTCCGCCGCGCGCGCCCGAGCTCGGCACCCAGCCGCAGCTCTCGCCGTGGTTCACCGACTGGAACGCGGGCAAGCGCTTCGTCGCGCTCGATCTCGCGAATCCGCTCGGCGCAGAGCTGGCCCGACGACTGGCCGCCGCCTGCGGCGTGGTGATCGAGAACCAGCGCGCCGGCGTGATGGAGAAGCTGGGACTCGGCTACCGCGAGCTCGCACGCGCCCGCCCCGACCTGGTCATGCTCTCGAGCTCGGGCTTCGGCGACACCGGCCCGTGTCGCAGCTACGTCACCTGGGGCCCGAACATCGAGGCGCTCTCCGGCCTCGCGGAGCTCTCCGGCTTTGCCGGCCGCTCCTGCACCATGACCCAGTACGCCTACCCCGACGGCCTCTCCGCGCTTCACGGCCTGGTCGCGCTGATGGCCGCGCTCGATCACCGCGCGCGAACGGGCGAGGGCCAGCACATCGACCTGTCTCAGCTCGAGGCGACCGTTGCCTCGATCGGCCACGCGCTGCTCGAGCAGCTCGCCGACGGAGTCACGCCCGCACGGCGCGGCAACCGCTCGACCTGGGCCGCCCCGCACGACTGCTATCCCTGCCGCGGCGAAGACCGGTGGTGCGCGATCGCGGTGACGAGCGACGCGGAGTGGGCCGCGCTCTGCCGCGCGATCGGCCGTCCCGACTGGGCCGCGGATTCGCGCCTGGCGCACGCGGCGGGCCGCCTCGCGCACGCCGACGAGCTCGACGCCGGCATCTCGGCCTGGACCCGCGAGCGCGACGACATTCAAGTGATGGATCTGCTGCAGCGCGCCGGAGTTCCCGCCGGCGCGGTGCAGGACACCCGCGACCAGCACGAGCGCGACCCCCACCTGGCCGCACGCGGATTCTTCGAGGAGCTCGAGCACTACAAGAAGGGAAGGGTGACCGCGACCGGAATCCCGCTCGGCCTGGGCCCGCGAACCCGCCCGCGTCTCCCCGCCGGCGCCGCCCTGGGCCAGGACAACACGTACGTGTTCCGCGAAATCCTCGGCCTGTCGGCCGACGAGTTCCGCGAGCACGTCGAGGCCGGCGCGATCGAGATGTCCGACGCCGAGTGA
- a CDS encoding CoA transferase yields the protein MPLLSGYKVLDFSSVGPASRCSRILADYGAEVIKVAPPPAKAAAQIQPPFHSYGAGRGMKWLRVDLKQPAGRDALLRVLRTADVLIESFRPGVASRLGLGYEALRELNPGIVYCSTSGYGQTGPYAQWAGHDLNYLALGGYLACSGRRADGAPALPGASVADAAGGGMHAAIAILAALLERGRSSRGAHLDVSATDGVLSLMSLAIDGYLATGDEPGPGSDLLTGRYACYDVYPARDGRFLAVAAIEPAFYANLCRALSLEAWIAHQLDDARQDEIRAAFRAAFARRDRDEWIAELAPRDTCVSPVYTVSELARDAHLAERRSFQSAVHAERGTLRQLAPILAGASREPSGRPLGADSGGEAIELLRAAGLAEAEIERLRRDGVVA from the coding sequence GTGCCTCTCCTCTCCGGGTACAAGGTGCTGGACTTCTCGAGCGTGGGGCCGGCGTCGCGCTGCTCGCGCATCCTCGCCGACTACGGCGCGGAGGTGATCAAGGTCGCTCCGCCGCCGGCGAAGGCCGCGGCGCAGATCCAGCCGCCGTTCCACAGCTACGGCGCGGGCCGCGGCATGAAGTGGCTGCGCGTGGACCTGAAGCAGCCCGCGGGCCGCGACGCGCTGCTCCGCGTGCTGCGAACCGCGGACGTGCTGATCGAGAGCTTCCGCCCCGGCGTCGCCTCACGGCTGGGTCTGGGCTACGAGGCCCTGCGCGAGCTGAATCCCGGGATCGTCTACTGCTCGACCAGCGGCTACGGCCAGACGGGGCCCTACGCGCAGTGGGCCGGGCACGACCTGAACTATCTGGCGCTCGGCGGGTATCTCGCGTGCTCGGGCCGCCGCGCGGATGGAGCGCCGGCGCTGCCGGGCGCGAGCGTCGCCGACGCGGCCGGCGGTGGGATGCACGCGGCGATCGCGATCCTGGCCGCGCTTCTCGAGCGCGGGCGCTCGTCGCGCGGGGCTCATCTGGACGTCTCGGCCACCGACGGCGTGCTCTCGCTGATGTCGCTCGCCATCGACGGGTACCTGGCGACCGGAGACGAGCCGGGACCGGGATCCGACCTCCTGACCGGGCGCTACGCGTGCTACGACGTGTACCCGGCGCGCGACGGCCGCTTCCTGGCGGTGGCGGCGATCGAGCCTGCGTTCTACGCGAACCTGTGTCGCGCGCTCTCGCTCGAGGCGTGGATTGCGCACCAGCTCGACGACGCCCGACAGGACGAGATCCGCGCCGCGTTCCGCGCGGCCTTCGCGCGCCGCGATCGCGACGAGTGGATCGCGGAGCTCGCGCCGCGCGACACCTGCGTCTCGCCGGTCTACACGGTTTCCGAGCTGGCTCGCGACGCGCACCTCGCCGAGCGCCGCTCCTTCCAATCCGCCGTGCACGCGGAGCGCGGCACGCTTCGCCAGCTCGCGCCGATCCTGGCCGGTGCGAGCCGCGAGCCGTCGGGCCGGCCGCTCGGCGCGGATTCCGGCGGCGAAGCGATCGAGCTTCTGCGCGCCGCGGGCCTGGCCGAGGCGGAGATCGAGCGCCTGCGCCGCGACGGGGTGGTCGCGTGA
- a CDS encoding acyl-CoA dehydrogenase, with the protein MDLDWSEEQQMLREMVRGVCRHHSPIAVVRALEDDPIGYPAELWKKMGELGLIGLQIPESFGGGGQTLLESAVVFEELGRALAPVPLLGSAVLGAGALLRAGDEAQKQSLLPGLASGASIVAPAWLEPERGFGPDGVQLEGARVGDEYRLRGTKLHVPFARAATQLLVLARTGPARDAIDLFLVDPSQSGVGLAQQHSLASDTQYRVELDGVRVPASSRVGAPGSGWATWNRVMLDAIVLLAAQAMGGAERALEITAEYAKERKQFDKPLGAFQAIAHYLADAVTRIDGGKALVYEAAWAIATGRPSERLAPMAKLFACQTYRDVTATMVQIWGGVGFIAEYDIQLYFRRAKQLQLSYWDTRYLEELVAASALDGGR; encoded by the coding sequence ATGGATCTCGACTGGAGCGAAGAGCAGCAGATGCTTCGGGAGATGGTGCGCGGCGTCTGTCGCCACCACTCTCCGATCGCCGTGGTTCGCGCCTTGGAGGACGATCCGATCGGCTACCCGGCGGAGCTCTGGAAGAAGATGGGCGAGCTCGGGCTGATCGGGCTGCAGATCCCCGAATCATTTGGCGGCGGCGGGCAGACGCTGCTCGAGAGCGCGGTCGTCTTCGAGGAGCTCGGCCGCGCGCTCGCGCCCGTGCCGCTGCTCGGCAGCGCCGTGCTCGGCGCGGGCGCGCTGCTGCGCGCGGGCGACGAGGCGCAGAAGCAGAGCCTGCTGCCGGGCCTGGCCTCGGGCGCGAGCATCGTCGCACCCGCATGGCTCGAGCCCGAGCGCGGCTTCGGACCGGACGGCGTGCAGCTCGAGGGGGCGCGCGTGGGCGACGAGTACAGGCTGCGCGGCACCAAGCTGCACGTGCCGTTCGCGCGCGCGGCCACGCAGCTTCTGGTCCTCGCGCGCACGGGCCCGGCGCGAGACGCGATCGACCTCTTCCTGGTCGATCCGTCGCAATCCGGTGTCGGGCTCGCGCAGCAGCACAGCCTGGCCTCGGACACCCAGTACCGCGTCGAGCTCGACGGCGTGCGCGTGCCCGCGTCTTCGCGCGTCGGTGCGCCCGGCTCGGGCTGGGCGACCTGGAATCGAGTCATGCTCGACGCGATCGTGCTGCTCGCCGCGCAGGCGATGGGCGGTGCCGAGCGCGCGCTCGAGATCACCGCCGAGTACGCCAAGGAGCGCAAGCAGTTCGACAAGCCGCTCGGCGCGTTCCAGGCGATCGCGCACTACCTGGCCGACGCCGTGACCCGGATCGACGGTGGCAAGGCTCTGGTGTACGAGGCGGCCTGGGCGATCGCGACCGGACGGCCGAGCGAGCGGCTCGCGCCGATGGCGAAGCTCTTCGCCTGCCAGACCTACCGCGACGTGACCGCGACCATGGTGCAGATCTGGGGCGGCGTCGGATTCATCGCGGAGTACGACATCCAGCTCTACTTCCGCCGCGCGAAGCAGCTGCAGCTCTCGTACTGGGACACGCGCTACCTCGAAGAACTCGTCGCGGCGTCCGCGCTGGACGGGGGACGGTGA
- a CDS encoding acyl-CoA dehydrogenase, whose product MDFDFTAEQKAFVAEVERFLDENHDPEVMDPSRENMAQLVDTPKRRAFMKKLGQRGWLGMTWPREYGGREADGIFEFLLNECLARRGAPQIGKGVGIIGKTLIRHGSEKLKREFLPKILENDVEFAIGYSEPQAGSDAAAMQLRAVREGDGWRLDGQKIFTTSAHFAQWYWVGARTDPDRAKHDGISLFLLPMDAKGLTVHAMPTIGEREITNQVFFDSVFVPDDYRVGELNRGFQYISEALDLERFTMFTFSPIQGRVELLCDYVARAQRDGRPLREDPVIRARIAQLLTETEVARVLGFSFVAKSMKGGAAPTVEASEYKLYATQLSQRVANASLDIGGPAAQLRVGEADAPMNGRADTSYRCTVVETIGGGASEIQKNIIARRKLGLPRNF is encoded by the coding sequence TTGGATTTCGACTTCACCGCCGAGCAGAAGGCGTTCGTGGCCGAGGTCGAGCGCTTCCTCGACGAGAACCACGACCCCGAGGTCATGGACCCGAGCCGCGAGAACATGGCGCAGCTCGTCGACACGCCGAAGCGCCGGGCGTTCATGAAGAAGCTCGGGCAGCGCGGCTGGCTGGGCATGACCTGGCCGCGCGAGTACGGCGGGCGCGAGGCCGACGGCATCTTCGAGTTCCTGCTGAACGAGTGCCTGGCCCGGCGCGGCGCGCCGCAGATCGGCAAGGGCGTCGGGATCATCGGCAAGACGCTGATCCGGCACGGCAGCGAGAAGCTGAAGCGCGAGTTCCTGCCGAAGATCCTCGAGAACGACGTCGAGTTCGCGATCGGCTACAGCGAGCCGCAGGCCGGCTCCGACGCCGCGGCGATGCAGCTCCGGGCGGTGCGCGAGGGCGACGGCTGGCGGCTCGACGGCCAGAAGATCTTCACCACCTCGGCGCACTTCGCGCAGTGGTACTGGGTCGGCGCGCGCACGGATCCCGACCGGGCCAAGCACGACGGAATCAGCCTGTTCCTGCTGCCGATGGACGCGAAGGGCCTCACGGTCCACGCGATGCCGACGATCGGCGAGCGCGAGATCACCAACCAGGTCTTCTTCGACTCGGTCTTCGTGCCCGACGACTACCGCGTCGGCGAGCTGAACCGGGGCTTCCAGTACATCTCGGAAGCGCTCGATCTGGAACGGTTCACCATGTTCACGTTCTCGCCGATCCAGGGCCGGGTCGAGCTGCTCTGCGACTACGTCGCGCGCGCGCAGCGCGACGGCCGCCCGCTGCGCGAGGACCCGGTGATCCGCGCGCGGATCGCGCAGCTCCTGACCGAGACCGAGGTGGCGCGCGTGCTGGGCTTCAGCTTCGTCGCGAAGTCGATGAAGGGCGGGGCCGCGCCGACGGTCGAGGCCTCGGAGTACAAGCTCTACGCGACGCAGCTCTCGCAGCGAGTGGCCAACGCGTCGCTCGACATCGGCGGGCCCGCCGCGCAGCTCCGCGTCGGCGAGGCGGACGCGCCGATGAACGGCCGCGCCGACACCAGCTATCGCTGCACGGTGGTCGAGACGATCGGCGGCGGCGCGTCCGAGATCCAGAAGAACATCATCGCGCGGCGCAAGCTCGGGCTGCCGCGCAACTTCTAA
- a CDS encoding enoyl-CoA hydratase/isomerase family protein, whose translation MELYSPLSGDSILIADFHRSSAGLEPDAIDAACEALGRLPCPSLALSGARPDPALGRLLSRFDVVVASREELEPVAATAARAPLAAQALVQLLRLGARLDVHHALIAESLVYSMLQSGPEFARWRAGREVRPAPQDDGEPAVLVQREGDRLRLQLNRPRRRNAFSAAMRDALVEGLRLAELDPSIAEVILSGVGPSFCSGGDLDEFGSRPDPATAHAVRSSRSASALIARCAARVRAELHGACVGAGIELPAFASRVVAREDAFFQLPELSLGLVPGAGGTVSLPRRIGRERTAWLALSGARIDAPTARRWGLIDAIIS comes from the coding sequence ATGGAGCTCTACTCGCCGCTCTCGGGCGACTCGATCCTGATCGCGGATTTCCACCGATCCTCGGCCGGGCTCGAGCCGGATGCGATCGACGCGGCGTGCGAGGCGCTCGGGAGACTGCCGTGCCCGTCGCTCGCGCTCTCGGGCGCGCGCCCGGATCCCGCGCTCGGACGCCTGCTCTCGCGCTTCGACGTGGTCGTGGCCTCGCGCGAGGAGCTCGAGCCGGTCGCCGCGACCGCGGCACGCGCGCCGCTCGCCGCGCAGGCGCTGGTGCAGCTGCTCCGCCTGGGTGCGCGGCTCGACGTCCACCACGCGCTGATCGCGGAGTCGCTGGTCTACTCGATGCTGCAGAGCGGTCCGGAGTTCGCGCGCTGGCGCGCCGGGCGCGAGGTCCGACCCGCGCCGCAGGACGACGGCGAGCCGGCGGTGCTCGTGCAGCGCGAGGGCGACCGCCTGCGGCTGCAGCTCAACCGGCCCCGGCGCCGAAACGCCTTCTCGGCGGCGATGCGCGACGCGCTGGTCGAGGGGCTGCGGCTCGCCGAGCTCGACCCGTCGATCGCCGAGGTGATCCTCTCCGGTGTCGGGCCGTCGTTCTGCAGCGGCGGCGACCTGGACGAGTTCGGCTCGCGTCCCGACCCGGCCACCGCGCACGCGGTTCGGAGCAGCCGCAGCGCGTCGGCGCTCATCGCCCGCTGCGCGGCGAGGGTTCGCGCCGAGCTGCACGGGGCCTGCGTCGGCGCGGGCATCGAGCTGCCGGCGTTCGCTTCGCGCGTGGTCGCACGCGAGGACGCGTTCTTCCAGCTCCCCGAGCTCTCGCTCGGACTGGTTCCCGGCGCGGGCGGAACGGTCAGCCTGCCGCGTCGCATCGGCCGCGAGCGCACGGCGTGGCTCGCGCTCTCGGGCGCTCGGATCGACGCGCCGACCGCGAGGCGCTGGGGGCTGATCGACGCGATCATTTCCTGA